In Camelus dromedarius isolate mCamDro1 chromosome 28, mCamDro1.pat, whole genome shotgun sequence, a genomic segment contains:
- the CPLX4 gene encoding complexin-4, whose protein sequence is MAFLMKTMISNQVKNLGLGGGSEEKKEEGGASDPAAAHGMTREEYEEYQKQVIEEKMERDAAFTQKKAERACLRVHLREKYRLPKSEMDENQIQMAGDDVDLPEDLRKMVDEDQEEEEDKDSILGQLQNLQNMDLDTIKEKAQATFTEIKQTAEQKCCVM, encoded by the exons ATGGCCTTCCTTATGAAAACGATGATAAGTAACCAGGTAAAGAATTTAGGACTTGGTGGCGggtctgaagaaaaaaaagaagaaggaggtgCATCTGATCCTGCAGCAGCTCACGGGATGACTAGAGAGGAGTATGAGGAATATCAAAAGCAAGTGATTGAGGAGAA gaTGGAAAGAGATGCTGCATTTACACAAAAAAAGGCAGAGAGGGCGTGCCTGAGAGTTCACCTCAGAGAAAAGTACAGACTCCCAAAG AGTGAAATGGATGAGAACCAAATCCAGATGGCTGGAGATGATGTGGATTTGCCCGAAGATCTCCGGAAAATGGTCGATGAAGatcaagaagaggaagaagataaGGATTCTATTCTTGGGCAGTTACAGAACCTTCAGAACATGGACTTGGACACCATAAAAGAAAAAGCCCAGGCCACCTTCACGGAAATCAAGCAGACGGCGGAGCAGAAGTGTTGTGTGATGtga